The genomic region CCCGCGCGACCGCGTGATTGGGTCGCTCGCCAAGTACAATATTCCCTACACTGAGGATGAGGCGACCGAGAGCCTCGTGCGAAAACTGGCGCAGTTCTATGCGGATCGCACGCTGACGAAGTCGCCGATCACACCGGCTGACCAGGCGGAGGCGTACTTTCTGCTCGTGACCCAGCGGCTTTCGAAGACGACGGGCCAGGTGCTGACGGTCGACGGCGGACTGCACGAGGCGTTTCTGCGCTGATTGCGGTAGGCCCGACAGAAGAGCGGAATTGCAGTTTCAACGTGACCCGGCCGGGAGAATTTCCGGCCGGGTCATTTTTTCAGCGGGCACGGTCCGTGACCGGACGTGCGTCCTGTGGAGCCGCGTGGCTCAGGGCGCGAGTGGATTGTGGGTGCGTCCGCGGATTTGTGCGGCGAGCCGGGTCACCACGGGGCGCAGGATGAAATTGAGGGGCAGGACGATGAGGGGCATGCTGATGATCCACGCGGTCAGCGCATGTACGCCCGCCCATCCGAAACGGTGAAGAAAATCGAGGAAGGGCTGGTGGCGGAACGTGTCGATCAGGATGGGAATGGAAAAGGGGATGCGTTCCGCGCCCCAGATCGCCTCGCCGACGCGCACGTAGACGATCACCATGATGAGATGGACCGGACCGAGAAGGTGATTCAATGCCTGCAGTATGGGTTGGTTCAGTCGGAATCGAAATCCCACCGCAAAATTGAGCAGGGAGGTGAAGCCGAGAAAGGGAAACATGGAAAGCCATGATCCCAGCGCCAGTGTGAAGGCGATGCGGTCAGGGGCCACTCCCTGGGTCACCACGGCGATGACCGGATCGACGATGCGCCGCTGCCAGAATGTGCGCGGTCTGGTGGCAGGAACTGCTGACGCGAGAGGAGTGGTTGGCGGATCGATCACACGGTGGAACAGGACATCGGGCTGTGCTTCAGTGAAGCGGCGGCCTCTGTTCAGGAAAAGTGGCGCAAGGCAGGCATGAATCCCGTCAGGATGTCGAACTGTTGGACAGCAGCAATCCCCAGCTTGGGTGAAAGCTGTCCGAGGGATGTTTCTGACATGGATTCAACAGCATACAAAAACCACTCTCGTTTCTGAGAGTGGTTCTTGAGCGGGAGAGCCTTGATTGGGCCTAGAATGTCACGCGAACGCCGCAATTGAAGGTAATCGGCGGCCCAAAAAACACTTCCGCGCGCTGTGCGCTATGGGACGGCGCCAGATTCAGACCGACGGCCTCGAATTGGCTGTTGTCGGTGGCATCAGAAATATAGACTTTGTCAGTCAAGTTCAGGATGTGAAGGAACACGCTGATGTCTGCATTCCTGAAACCAAAGGGCAGATCATAGTTCGTATGGAGATCGTAGATGCTGTAGCTGGGAATTTTCCAAGGCTGTGCACGATCGTCGGGTCCACCGCGTGATTCGGGAGTGTAGTCTGACCAGTAGCGGTCATACCAGCGCCCCTGCAGCTTGAGCGAAAGGCCACGTGTGGGACGAAAGGTGACGGCATAGGCAATCTGCGATTGCGGTGCATCGCCGACTTTCAGGTTCTTCGAGTAGACCTTGCCGCTATAGGCAGGATTGGTCGCCTGAGTGCTGATGAAGTATTGCTCGCTGTTGAGAACATCGTCTGTGTATATCCAGTCGCCGAACGATGCTGCTGCGTCGAAGCGCAGCCAGCGATTGACCCGGTAGGCCGCTTCGATTTCCAGGCCAGCGTAGTCGGAGTTCAATCCGTACAGGTAGGTGATGGTATCAGCAGTTTCCGAGGTGATGGATACTGTGCGATCACGCCACTGGGTAAAATAGTA from Opitutaceae bacterium harbors:
- a CDS encoding DUF2062 domain-containing protein: MIDPPTTPLASAVPATRPRTFWQRRIVDPVIAVVTQGVAPDRIAFTLALGSWLSMFPFLGFTSLLNFAVGFRFRLNQPILQALNHLLGPVHLIMVIVYVRVGEAIWGAERIPFSIPILIDTFRHQPFLDFLHRFGWAGVHALTAWIISMPLIVLPLNFILRPVVTRLAAQIRGRTHNPLAP